GATGTCGAGGGCCTCCCGCTCGGCATCGGGGATGCTGATGCGGCCGCCGCTCTGGACACGGGCCTTGAACGTCGCAGCGCCCATGTTCATCGGGCCGAGCGGGCCGAATCCGCCCTGCGTCGGCGTCCCCCCCATGCTCGACAGCCACTGACCGAACAGCCGCTGCTGGCGTTCGACCGCCTCCTCGCCCGCCTCCTGGAGCTGTTCTGCGAACAGCGCCGGGGGCCACGACACATCGTCGGCTTCGTTCGTCATCTACTCGGTACGAGGTGGGCCACACGGATAAAGCTTGCCGTTTGAAACCATCTGATACCATTAAATGGTTTCAGTGACCAGCCCCGCTCCTATTACGCGTGTATACACCTAGCATGGGTATCGAAACCACTTTGAGGACGGGTTGCCGAGTAGCAGTCGGACAGACCTCCACCATGAGCGACACAGACGACGCTGGTTCCCGAGCCGTAGAGACGCTCTCCACGTTCACGAACGCGTGGGTACGGACGACAGAACACGCCCTGAACAGCGCGATCGAGGCGAACCGTGCCGCCCGCGCCTCGGTCGGCCTCGAGGGGTCGAACGGCGACGAGACGCTCTCGGGTACCGACTCGCTCAGCTACCGCCGTCTCGACTGGACCACCGCGTTCGACACCGAGAGACCCGAGACCGTCGACGTCGGCGACGTAGTCACCTTCTCGAAGCGGATCGACGAGAGCGACGTCGAGCGGTTCGCGCTCGCGAGCGGCGACACGAACCGCCTGCACCTCGACGAGGAGTTCGCGGGCCGCTCGCGCTTCGGCGGGACGATCGCACACGGGACGCTCGTCTCCGGACTCATCAGCGCCGCGCTCGCTCGCCTCCCCGGCCTCACGATCTACCTCTCACAGGAGACCCAGTTCCGCGCGCCCGTCTCGATCGGCGACGACCTCACCGCCGTCTGCGAGGTCGCGGAGGACCTCGGGGACGGCCAGTTCCGGCTCACCACCCGCGTCTTCGCGGGCGAGACGATGGTGATCGACGGCGAAGCGGTGGTGCTGATCGACGACCTCCCGGCGCCCGGCGACGACCGGTAGACTTTTTAGGCCGCCCTAATTCTGTCCGGTAGCGAGCCCGGTCGACGAGCCGGTCGGCCGTTTTCGCGCCTCGATTATCACTCTTTAGGCCTGCCTAAAACCGGCAGCTATAAGGTCGGTTTCGGTCGACCTAAAATCGTCCATGAGACGAGCGAGACAGACGCGGTCGAATCGACGACGGTTCCTCCTCGCGGCCGGCGGCGCGGTCGCCGGTATCGGCCTCGCGGGCTGTACCGATGACGACGAGGGTGGGGACGATGCCGCCGATGCCGGCGACGACGATCAGGGTGGGGACGACCACGACGAGGACGACGATACAGGAGACGACGAGGGGGCGGGAGCGGTCGCGAACGCCGAACCGATGGGCGAGGCGGTCGACTCGACGGCGGTCTCCTGGTCGGATCTCGGTGATCTGGAGGGCGAACTCACGATCTACTCCGGGCGGACACGCGACCAGATCGACCCGGTGTTCGCGGCCTTAGAGGAGGAGTACGACGGGCTCACGCTCAACGTCGACTACGACGAGAACGACGTCCAGGTCAACCAGATCGTCCAGGAGGGGGAGGCGACCCCGGCGGACCTGATGTACTCGCAGGACCCCGGAGCGCTCAACGCGCTCGAGGACGAGGGCGTGCTCCAGACGCTCCCGGGCGACGTCGTCGACGCCGTCCCCGGGAGCTTCCGGCACCCGGACGGGCTCTGGACGGGCGTGACCGGGCGGACGCGCTCGATCCAGTTCAACGCCGATCGGCTGGCCGAGGAGACCGACTTCGAGAGCGGCGACGAACTCCCCACGGACATCGTGGAGTACGCGACCGACGAGCGATTTCGGGGCATCATCGCCACGCGACCCAACTCCGGCACCTTCAGAGGGTTCATCCAGGCGATGGTCGAACTCGAGGGCGAGGAGGAGACCCGCGAGTGGGTCAGGGCGATGGTCGAAGACCAGGACGTCCAGCTCTTCTCCGGGGGGTCGGATATGGCCGAGGCGATCAGCCGCGGGGGCGACGACGACCCGATCGTCGCGCTCGGAAACAGCTACTACGCCGCTCGAATCCTGAACGAGGACCCGGACGCGCCGATCGACCTGGCGTTCACGGAGAACGACGCCGGCTGTCTGTTCAGCGTCGCCGGCGTCGGCGTTCTGAACGACGTCGAGGGCCCGGAACTGGTCGCGGAGTTCGTCCGTCACCTGCTGGCCGCGGAGGGCCAGGAGTTCATGATGGAGGCCAACGGCGAGTACCCCGTCGTCGAGGGCGTCGACTACGTGGGTGAGCTCCCCGACTTAGAGGAGATCGACCCGCCGGAGTTCGACCTCAGCGAGTTCGACATGGCGTTACAGGACGCACGGGACCTCCTCACCGAGGAGGGGATGACGGTCTGAGAACGCTCGACCGGAGCGGTTCGACGCCGTCTCCCGCCGTCTCCCGATGACTCCACGCACGGGACTCGTCCGTCCGAACGAACTAAACAAGGCTAATCAGCGACGAGGTCGAGAGACAGACACCGGGGCTACGCCATGAAACCGTTCACGACCCGTCTCGACGCCTCACACGGACTCGTCGGGAGCGACCGTTCCACCGTCGCCCTGGCGACGGCGAGCGCCGTCGTCGCGTTCCTCGTCGTCTCCCCGATGGCGTGGCTGGTCTGGCAGGCGGCGACGGTCGAGCCGGCCCGTGCGTACGAGCTGATCGTCTCCTCCCAGACCGCGTGGATCACGGCCAACAGCGTCGCGCTGATGCTCGCGGTCACGGTCTTTTCGATCCTGCTCGGCGTCCCGCTCGCGGTGCTGACGACGCTCACCGACCTCCCGTATCCGCGTCTCTGGACCGTCGTCGCGGCGCTCCCGCTCGTGATCCCGAGCTACATCGGCGCGATCGCGTTCGTCGGTGTGTTCGGCCCCGGGGGCGAGGTCGACACGCTCTTCGGCGCGACGCTTCCCCGCGTCGACGGGCTGCGCGGCGCGGTGTTCATCATCACGCTCTACACCTACCCCTACGTCTTCCTGACGACGCGGGCCGCGCTGCTGTCGATCGACGGCTCGCTTGTCGACGCGGCACGCACGCTCAACGCCGGCCGGCTCGACGCGTTCCGGCGGGTCACGCTCCCGCAGATCAGGCCGGGGATCGCCGCGGGGGCGTTGCTCGCCGCTCTGTACGCGATCTCGGACTTCGGAACGCCCGCGTTCATGGGGGCGAACGTGTTCACGAGCACGATCTACTGGGAGTTCAGCGGGTTCGCCGTCGAGTACGCCGCGCTGCTCGCGCTGCAGCTGGTCGCGATCGTCGCCGTCGTCCTCGTGATCGAGGCGGGTATCGGCCGCGACGAGGACGCGAGCGGCGGTACCGACAGGGGCAGTCCGATCCGCCTGGGGATCTGGAAGTGGCCGGCGATGGGCTTCGTCTCGGCGATCGGGCTCCTCACGCTCGTCGTCCCGGTCGCGATCTTCACGAACTGGCTGTTCCGCAGCGCGGGCGATCCGATCCCCTCGCTCGAGTTCCAGCCGGAGTTCGCGCTCAACTCGGTTTACCTCGCGCTGCTGGCCGCGCTGGTCGCCTGTGCGTTCGCCCTGCCGGTCGCCTACTACTCCGGCCGGACGAACTCGCTCGTCTCGCGGGTGCTCGAGCGGGCGACGTACGTCGGGTTCGCGGTTCCCGGCATCGTCATCGGGCTCGCGCTGGTGTTCCTCGGCACGCGAACGCTCCCCTCGCTCTACAGACAGGGCGTCTGGCTGCTCGTCTTCGCCTACGTCGTCCGCTTCCTCCCGCAGGCGGTCGGCACCGTCCGCTCGTCGGTCCTGCAGGTCGACGACGCAACCCTGGAGGCCGCCCGTACGCTGGACGCTGGCCCGATAGCGACGTTCCGGCGGGTCACCCTCCCGCTGATCATGCCGGGTGTGGTGGCCGGGGGCATCCTCGTCTTCCTCACGACGATGAAGGAGCTACCGATGACGCTGATGCTCCAGCCGATCGGGATGGACACGCTCGTCATCGTCATCTGGGGGGCACAGAACGCCCTCGCGTACCGCTACGCGGCGGTCCCCGCGCTGTTGTTGATCCTCATCTCCGGACTGACGATGGTCGTCATGCTCCGACAGGAAGGCTACGACGTGAGCTGAGACGCGACGAGCCGGGATCGATGGACGGTCGGCGGCACCGGGCGTTTTAGGAAAGCCTAAAACCCTGGAACGCGGAACCATCACCGAGTAGACCGTGATCACGAACCGACGCGGGGAGTTGGGAGGGACCGACGGTGGGAAGCCGGTGACCTGCCACGACGGTATCTCTGCGGATCGACCCCGAGCCGTCGGCGACGATCGTGCGTACACCGGGCGCACACGAAGCCGTCCACCCTGTACTGGCGACTCGCGTTCCCGTTCTGGCGCCCGTCCCGAGACGAGAGGAGACCCCGATGTCAGTTAGGAACCAGCGAACCGACCGACGCGAGGCGTCCGAGAGCGCCGACGACCGCACCGCAACCGAGACCGTCCTCGAAGTCGACGACGCCGCGAAGGCCTTCGGGGAGGAGTGCGCCGTCGACGGGCTCTCGCTGTCGGTCCGCGAGGGCGAACTGCTGACGCTGCTCGGTCCCTCGGGCTGTGGGAAGACGACGACGCTGCGGCTGATCGCCGGGCTCGAACGACCCGACGACGGTGTGATCCGCGTCGGCGGGGACCGGGTCGCCGCCGGGGACGAGCGTGCGTTCGTCCCCCCCGAGCGTCGCGACGTCGGCGTGGTCTTTCAGGACTTCGCGCTGTTTCCCCACATGACGGCGGCCGAGAATGTCGGCTTCGGACTCGACGGCTGGGAGCCCGACGCCCGCGAGGAGCGGGTGGCGGAGCTACTCGATCTGGTGGGTCTGGAGGCACACACCGACAGCACGCCCGACGAACTCTCGGGCGGTCAGAAACAGCGCGTCGCGCTCGCGCGCTCGCTCGCGCCCGAACCCGAGATCCTGCTGCTCGACGAACCCTTCTCCAACCTCGACGTCGACCTCAGAGTCGAGATGCGCGAGGAGGTACGGCGCATCCTGAAGGAGGCGGGCGTCACGGGGATCTCGGTCACCCACGACCAGGAGGAGGCGATGTCGATCTCGGACCGGGTGGCGGTGATGGCCGAGGGGAGGATAGAGCAGGTCGGCACCCCCGAAGACGTCTTCCAGCACCCCCGATCGCGGTTCGTCGCGGGCTTTCTCGGCCACGCGAGCTTCCTTCCAGGGTATATCTCCGGCGACCTCGTCGAGACGCCGCTCGGGCCGGTCGGCCGCGACCGGATCTACGGGCTGGCCGCCGAGTACGACTTCACCCGGATCGACGTGCTGGTCAGGCCGGACGACGTGCTCGCCCGACCCGCCAACGAGGAGACAGCAGACGGCCGCGTCACCTACCGGCGATATCTCGGGCCGTCGGTA
This region of Halalkalicoccus sp. CGA53 genomic DNA includes:
- a CDS encoding AbrB/MazE/SpoVT family DNA-binding domain-containing protein: MTNEADDVSWPPALFAEQLQEAGEEAVERQQRLFGQWLSSMGGTPTQGGFGPLGPMNMGAATFKARVQSGGRISIPDAEREALDIDEGDIVQAIVIPVKRGSNNE
- a CDS encoding MaoC family dehydratase, producing the protein MSDTDDAGSRAVETLSTFTNAWVRTTEHALNSAIEANRAARASVGLEGSNGDETLSGTDSLSYRRLDWTTAFDTERPETVDVGDVVTFSKRIDESDVERFALASGDTNRLHLDEEFAGRSRFGGTIAHGTLVSGLISAALARLPGLTIYLSQETQFRAPVSIGDDLTAVCEVAEDLGDGQFRLTTRVFAGETMVIDGEAVVLIDDLPAPGDDR
- a CDS encoding extracellular solute-binding protein: MRRARQTRSNRRRFLLAAGGAVAGIGLAGCTDDDEGGDDAADAGDDDQGGDDHDEDDDTGDDEGAGAVANAEPMGEAVDSTAVSWSDLGDLEGELTIYSGRTRDQIDPVFAALEEEYDGLTLNVDYDENDVQVNQIVQEGEATPADLMYSQDPGALNALEDEGVLQTLPGDVVDAVPGSFRHPDGLWTGVTGRTRSIQFNADRLAEETDFESGDELPTDIVEYATDERFRGIIATRPNSGTFRGFIQAMVELEGEEETREWVRAMVEDQDVQLFSGGSDMAEAISRGGDDDPIVALGNSYYAARILNEDPDAPIDLAFTENDAGCLFSVAGVGVLNDVEGPELVAEFVRHLLAAEGQEFMMEANGEYPVVEGVDYVGELPDLEEIDPPEFDLSEFDMALQDARDLLTEEGMTV
- a CDS encoding ABC transporter permease gives rise to the protein MKPFTTRLDASHGLVGSDRSTVALATASAVVAFLVVSPMAWLVWQAATVEPARAYELIVSSQTAWITANSVALMLAVTVFSILLGVPLAVLTTLTDLPYPRLWTVVAALPLVIPSYIGAIAFVGVFGPGGEVDTLFGATLPRVDGLRGAVFIITLYTYPYVFLTTRAALLSIDGSLVDAARTLNAGRLDAFRRVTLPQIRPGIAAGALLAALYAISDFGTPAFMGANVFTSTIYWEFSGFAVEYAALLALQLVAIVAVVLVIEAGIGRDEDASGGTDRGSPIRLGIWKWPAMGFVSAIGLLTLVVPVAIFTNWLFRSAGDPIPSLEFQPEFALNSVYLALLAALVACAFALPVAYYSGRTNSLVSRVLERATYVGFAVPGIVIGLALVFLGTRTLPSLYRQGVWLLVFAYVVRFLPQAVGTVRSSVLQVDDATLEAARTLDAGPIATFRRVTLPLIMPGVVAGGILVFLTTMKELPMTLMLQPIGMDTLVIVIWGAQNALAYRYAAVPALLLILISGLTMVVMLRQEGYDVS
- a CDS encoding ABC transporter ATP-binding protein; amino-acid sequence: MSVRNQRTDRREASESADDRTATETVLEVDDAAKAFGEECAVDGLSLSVREGELLTLLGPSGCGKTTTLRLIAGLERPDDGVIRVGGDRVAAGDERAFVPPERRDVGVVFQDFALFPHMTAAENVGFGLDGWEPDAREERVAELLDLVGLEAHTDSTPDELSGGQKQRVALARSLAPEPEILLLDEPFSNLDVDLRVEMREEVRRILKEAGVTGISVTHDQEEAMSISDRVAVMAEGRIEQVGTPEDVFQHPRSRFVAGFLGHASFLPGYISGDLVETPLGPVGRDRIYGLAAEYDFTRIDVLVRPDDVLARPANEETADGRVTYRRYLGPSVLYRVELDSGETVEAMHNHSDRLSLDTPVTVELAAAHELAWFPAEE